The genomic stretch AAATGATGTGTTCTGTGTTTTGATCGATGAATCCGGTGATGTTATTGGTAAAGAACAAAAGGTTGTTGTTGTTCGCTATGTTAATAGTGAAGGTTTGGTAAAAGAAAGATTTCTCAGCATCGTAAGTGTTAAAGAAGCTAGTGTTAAGTCACTTAAAAAGACACTTTAGAAGTTGTTGTCTATTAATGGTTTGAGCTTATCTAGCATTATGGCGAAATGGTATGATGGAGCTAGCAATATGCAAGGTAAGTTTGGTGGTTTGGGAACTTTAATCCAAAATGAAAATTCATCTGCTTATTATGTACATTGTTTCGCCCATCAACTTCAATTGGCAATTGTTGCATGTGCTAAGATTCACAAAGATGTTAGTGGTTTTTCCGGTAAATCAATATCCTTGTTAATTTCATATGATATTCTAACAAGAGACAATAATTGCTTCCGGATAAACAAGTGACTCGGTTTTCTAAATTGATTGAAGGGGGCCAAATAGAGACTGGTAGTGGATTAAATCGAGAATTATATATTGCTAGAGCGGGTGACACTCGTTGGGGTTCCCACTCTATAACTCTCACTAGTTTGATGACTTTGTATGGTGTCATTATTGGGGTACTTGAAGAAATCAGGAAGGATACgtcatttgaaaaatataatgAAACTATGCTTTTGCTAGATGTGCTTCATTCCTTTGATTTTATCTTCATGTTATATATGATGGTTCAGATTTTaggatttataaataatttaagtgcAATGCTACAAAAACGTGATCAAGATCTTTTGAATGCTTTGTTACTTGTCAATGCTATCAAACAAGAATTACAAGAAATAAGGAATGATGGATGGGAAGAACTTATATCTAAGGTTATGAAAATTTGCAATAAGCATGATATTGATGTGCCTGATATGGATGCACCATATGTGCAAGGGAAGAAACCTAGACGACATGTTATAATTTCTAGTGTTTCTAATTTGCATCATTATAAGCATGATTGTTTGTTTAGTTTTTTAGATTTGCAGTTGCATGAGCTCAATGTTAGGTTTGTAGATGTGCCGGAAGTGATGGTGTGACATCAACTTCGAAATTATGTTATAAATGTTTGATGTGACCCAAAATTTGTAAATTTAAAAAGACTTTCGGATCTTTGTGCAAAACTTGTGGAAACAAACAAGTGCAAGACATTTGATatggtttataatttttttgaagttGGCTTTAACTGCAAAGCATGGAACGTGTTTTTTCAGCTCTGAAGTTTGTGAAAAGTCATTTATGTAACAAAATGAGTGGTCAATGATTAAATGATCGTCTTGTAACCTTCATAGTAAGAGATGTTCTTGGAACAACTAACAATGATGATATTTTAGCTCATTTTCAAGAAATGGATAGTAGACGATTTTTATTGTAAATGTACGTCATTAAACAATATTATTTCTTACTTTGAATATAATTTAGTTCATACTTTCTTTCATGTTTAGCCATTTCAATATATAATGTCTAGATATGCCCCCGCCTCAGTTGCTTGGAGGATCGTCACTTTGGTTTCTGACTACATTGTTATGAAGTATAGGAGATAGGAAATAATTGCAGTTGGAATCTCAACTTTTTCGAAATTGTTTGTTATGAAACTCCAAGGTTGCAGAGTGTTTTTGACCACCGcaatcaaatttctcaacaaAATGTTAGTTTCATTGTTTTTTGTCTGGTTCCCTAAAGTAGGGCATGAAGTGTTATGTCATCTATTTCTTAGAGTGAGTCTTTGTTTGTTTCCATCAGTATCTAAAGTTTGTCGTTCAGTGGAAGGGTAGAAAGTTCTTAAGTCGTCGAAGGAGGTTGGATGTGATTATTTGGGCCATTCATGACTAACAACAAGAACTTGGAGGGAAACTACTTTGGATTGGCCAACGACCCGCAAAGACCAACTCAGTCTATATACCTAATCCATTCTAGGCCATTAATACATTGAGTTACATGTGGCTCTGCATTTGATTGTGACATATATGAGCATACCTTTCCTCCAATCAGAACTGTTGATTTCCATCCAACAACCACTCTTTGTTTCACGCTTGATAACCCGAAGACGACTACAACAACCTTTCCCATATAAGCATGACTCTGAGTCACATACATATACGATGCTTTAGCAAACTTTGGGTGCACACTAGATTCGGATttggttatttttttatttggttcTGATGATCATTTCCAATTTATTCGAGAATGATAAAAGTGATACTACCACTGACaaagtatatatttttttgtagttttcttttttcTTGGGCTCCGACCCTCTTTTGTACCAAAAAAATCACTCAAATCAAATGACAATTgttatatacaaagaaaaaaaacaacggTCAAATTAAATAACGATAACAATAATAACGATAACTATTAACTCATCCCTAATAACTATGTTAAAACTTGAAAGTGTCTAAAGAAAAACGAATCATTAAAACTATAATATGTGTATGcaaatatattctatttttagtacttaatcttttactagttgttaaatataattattttttttcctaAAAAACAATTCTTCTTCTTTACAGTTTTTTGAACGGTTAATTAATCAATCACATCAGTTTTTAAAAATCTCTGCAACTGTAACCACCGTAACAGAACCAAAATTGCGGTTGTTACATTTTGCGTTTCATCGTTCCCATCGTCGTTTTGATCCCTCCTCTCCCGATTCAATCCAAACCCTAATCTCTCTCGGATCCCAAATCGCTGCAATGTCGAATTCGATTCTTCATCTCGCAATTCTCACGCTCGCATTGACGTGCAGTGTTGTGAATTCGATGAGGTTTGAGCTTAAATCGGGTCACACTAAGTGCATTTCAGAAAATATCAAGAACAATGCTATGACGGTAGGAAAGTACAGTGTCGTTAATCCTTATGAAGGCCAACCGATTTCTGATAACCACAGGATCACGCTCAAGGTAACAAAAAGTCTTTGATTTAATTTCGAATGTGTATTGAATTTGAGATCATttgttatttgaatatttatcCATTGGGGAAGAGGGGAGTTGATTCTCAAatgaaatgtttttgatttataataACAAAGTTTCTTAATTTGGAGTGTTTCACAAGCTAATTCGACACGAGTCACACGACGAGTTTAATAATTCAAGAAAATATAAGTAGTTGTATGCAATCACAAGTAGCAGTGTCGTGTTGATGTCAGATAACATGTGTCGGACACTCAGACATGTCTACAATCCGAAATTTTGATGTTAGACACTAACATGTGTCGGACACTCAGACATGTCTACAATCTGAAGTGTTGATGTCAACGCGTTGATGTCAGACACTAACATGTGTCGGACACTCATGTCTACAATCTGAAGTGTTGATTTCAGACACTAACATGTGTCGAACACTCATTTAGTGTTATGTCAACGTGTTAATGTCAGATACTAACATGTGTCGGACACTCCGGCATGTCTACAATATGAAGTGTTGATATCATTGTGTTGATGTTAGACACTAATGTGTGTCGGACACTGAGACATGTCTGCAATCTGAAGTGTAGGTGATATATGGGTGTTGATGATTGACTTTGTTATTTGTGTGTTGTTTGCCAATGAAAGGTGAGTTCTCCTAATGGGATCAGTAATCACTATGGGGATCATGTGGATTCGGGTACTTTTGCGTTTACTGCAACTGAAACCGGTGACTACACGGCATGCTTTTGGATACCGGATAGTAGGATGGCCCCGTCAATTGTGACCGTTGAGTTTGAATGGAGATCCGGGGTTGCGGCCAAAGACTGGTCTAAGGTTGCCAAGAAAGGGCAGGTTGAAGTAAGTATATCGTTGTTCTTTTTGTTTCTTGACTTTGCATTCGGATATGTACTATTGGTAATTTGTCAATTGTCATCATTATTGCATTTTAGCTCTGTCTCTGATGTGCTTAGACCATTTCTTCTGTGATGTAATGCGCAAACATTTGCATGAAAAGCTCTGCAACCGGAGCTTCCTGAAAATATGGTTCACTTCAGGCTGTGTTCATAGAGAAAACAAGGAATGGCATAGCCTGTATGAGAAAGAATGTGCCAGTAACCTGGATTGCATTATATCTCGGTTTTGAATGGAGCTTTTATCTTAGCTATCCCATTCCTTACTTTTGGCTGTGTATTTTTCTTGCTTAAAATATCAAATCCCACACCCGAGAATGTTTTGCAGTATCATTGTTTGTTTCTTTCGATATAATTCCTTGTTTTGTACCTACAAAGTTTatcatgaatatatatatattcaagtaTTTTGTTCTTCTAAGTTTGTTAATATGTTATATCTTCTCACTTTCTAGGTAATGGAATTTGAGTTGAAGAAGCTGTATGATGCCGTTACATCCATACACGATGAGATGTTTTATCTTCGCGAAAGGTGTAAATGTCATAACTTCTGCTAACTACTCTCTTGATATTACCACACCATTCCTCTATTATGTTATGAGTGGACAGTGATAAGCTAAATAGAAAGAAAATGGTTTTATATCAAAGATAGCATGCTTctgttttatatttaaaatttggaAATTTGGCTCTGATTTTTCATTCTAATCGTTTTTCACTGAACTTTGATGACCGACACAGGGAAGAAGAAATGCAAGATCTTAATAAAGCAACCAACTCCAAGATGTTTACCTTCGGTTTCCTTTCAATTGTGGTTTGCATTTCTGTCGCCGGTATGCAGCTATGGCATTTGAAGACATTCTTTGAGAGGAAGAAGCTCCTCTAAGTTCCTTCACACAAATTTTGTTCGAtttgtttctttattttattaattcattTTGCATGTCTGTTCTTGTGCATTCAAATATCTTATTAGTCCATCTTTATCTTTTACAATTTATTGGTAGATATTAGAAACACCTGTTACATTTTCAAAGTTCTTTTAATAGTTATTCTTTTACACTCAATCTGAGCACTGGTTTATTCTTTGGTACGAAATTCCATGAGACCTTTCAAATACAAATGATAAAATCAACATTATCTATAGCTGGTCTTCTCTCAAAGTATCACATGCACACAAccatatcaataaaaaatatctaACGTATATATCTGTACAATTATCAACTGAACTAGTTTAACAGAACAATGATTTAAAGACATGAAACACATTAGAAAAAGATTCAACTCGTGATCACGTTGATAAGGACTCTAATAATGCTTACCACTCAAATCATGCCAATTACGTACTTTTTAATGCTTCTATCTTATGCAAAGGCATTGTATATGCGCGCACTTCATTATCACCACTTGTCTAAAATATTTAGTTAGACCGCGCACTTCATTATCACCACTTGTCTAAAATATTTAGTTAGACCGACTATGTGTTTGGTTTTGTGGtgataaaaattgattttgaatgaattaAACTTATAAGATTGgtgatagaaattgattttgaatgaattaAACTTATTAAATTGATCCTGGTTAAAAATTAGTTAGTTTATGTTTGGTtcgttataaaaaaaataatttcgagTGAATTGATTCAACATAAAAGTACTCAAGGGTACATTTATCTAAGtttgaatattttcatataaaagtgaatttatcaataaattttaatattaaaattacgtttaaactaaaaaaaaaaaattaaaattaaaattaaataaattctaaaaacagaataattctattttaaaaaaatcaaacttatcaaaatcaattatacacATTTAAAATTACTTACCAAAGgtttcaaaaatatataataaattaataaaataaataaatttaattgataaCATTTTACAACATATCACTTAATCATAACATTTAatcattaaatttattaaatttgtaGAACTTTTTACTTTAAAATTACTTAATCATAAcccttaacttttattttaacatCACTTAATCATAACCCGTAAAATTAAGAgaaattttttacttttattttaaccaCACGTTAATTTACAAATCAACttatttcaaagatcaatatccaTACATAGCTACCCCAACTAAATTGGTTTAACCCACACTCATGCATCTAACTGCATCTTATTTTATGGTTGATTAAAATGACCATGCACTTCGATGTAATGTCTTCATTTATCGAACTAAATAGCATAGTGTATCCATAGAATGCATTGAGAGGCAAAATCATACAAGGTGTTGTAATCAAATTCAAACTTTACCAAACTTATAGTGTAACACAACAACTCAAACATTAGGGATATTATAATAACTCAAAAGCCAAACAACAAAGCATTTAGTTTAGAACAAAAGTTCTGAAAGCTCAATACTTCATACATAGTAAAGAAGAAAGTATGATGTGTGTCAACCCTTTATTTAATAGGTAACTATGGGATGACTTCCACGCAACAACTTCGGCCTTTTTGATTACTCGCTGTCATCATAGCTCTTGCGACTCTTGTGGTAATGCTTCTTCCTCCCATCATCGTCATCGGAGTTATCATCTCCTCCTCCCTGCCATGGTACAAAAACATCATTCCTTGAGTACCAACCCAAATAACTTCTAGACATATTATAAAGAGGTATGTTATAGTTACACCAAAATTTACACCAGAGTACTACACCGTATGATATTATGTGAGAGTTGAATGCAATTATACACAAGCACATATTTCTAGGTGGCAACAAAATATTGAAAAACTAAAAAACCGTATAAAATACAGTGTAATGTCAAAATTTGGTGTAAACTTAGCATTCTTGTATTATAAACTACTTTTGTAGTCTCTGCCAAACATTTACACAAGTGAATAATCTACACATAACTTAAATCAGAGTGAGGTACACTATTAGGCAAGAGCAAAAATACAAATTTTCTCCAGAATTCAAACTATACCAATTACTAATTCAAAGCAATGTAGCCAAACACTAGATTCTGCTAGGATTGGGAGGGGGTGAAAGATCGTAACGCCAATGTAGTCAAGCACGAGATCTTAAGTATGATTGGTCGGCTTGTGAAAGATCGTAAAACTCAGATGATTAGCATGGCACGTAATATCCTACCGAATGGAAAAAAAGGTAATCTCACATATATTTTTACACATATATACGCAAAAACATGAAAATGAGCTTTTCTCTGATCGTAGCACTCTTAGGCATCATTGGCTCGTAATATCTTACAATCCAACACTCGATTTTGACTACACTGCGTAATGGGGATCATAATTCATAACACAATTCGTAAGATCCCTTCGAAGATAAATTTTTTACTTGTATACACACAAAGACATGCATAAAAAATATGACAGGTCAAGAACATAACCTCTTAATCACAAGATTAAACTAAGATAATCAAAATTCATAACCATAATAAGTCCATAAGCAAGAGTACTCACATATTTCTTACGACCATAGCTCGGT from Vicia villosa cultivar HV-30 ecotype Madison, WI linkage group LG4, Vvil1.0, whole genome shotgun sequence encodes the following:
- the LOC131596802 gene encoding uncharacterized protein LOC131596802, with product MAKWYDGASNMQGKFGGLGTLIQNENSSAYYVHCFAHQLQLAIVACAKIHKDVSGFSGGQIETGSGLNRELYIARAGDTRWGSHSITLTSLMTLYGVIIGILGFINNLSAMLQKRDQDLLNALLLVNAIKQELQEIRNDGWEELISKVMKICNKHDIDVPDMDAPYVQGKKPRRHVIISSVSNLHHYKHDCLFSFLDLQLHELNVRFVDVPEVMV
- the LOC131598857 gene encoding transmembrane emp24 domain-containing protein p24delta7-like — protein: MSNSILHLAILTLALTCSVVNSMRFELKSGHTKCISENIKNNAMTVGKYSVVNPYEGQPISDNHRITLKVSSPNGISNHYGDHVDSGTFAFTATETGDYTACFWIPDSRMAPSIVTVEFEWRSGVAAKDWSKVAKKGQVEVMEFELKKLYDAVTSIHDEMFYLREREEEMQDLNKATNSKMFTFGFLSIVVCISVAGMQLWHLKTFFERKKLL